Proteins encoded in a region of the Triticum dicoccoides isolate Atlit2015 ecotype Zavitan chromosome 3A, WEW_v2.0, whole genome shotgun sequence genome:
- the LOC119273500 gene encoding uncharacterized protein LOC119273500, with amino-acid sequence MKMKEGGDWSSEWRRPHGSTKLGGLSMVPEWDSLPPELVQAVADRVLSTTGGVDAYMDMRAVCSTWRSAVAKPSPFAAVAGLRFRPRHWVMLDLQPDGLNDESRLFLHVPTGRFRRLHVPALRDNLVAGAADGLLVLADMYPPHLARVLNPFTGDMLHFPAALPRHFTFTSVKGGSHPTLVLLRWGSVFCAAPSSDFFTQTEKAVETYLVSIANFQGDVYCADGHGCVFKLVALAPAADQCDDDDDDDELLVIPAAALPDVHVYTQEGDDDTKEGDDHSEMPFYLVESAGELLLVRSVDQTLKVFRVDVEHKLLEEVKSLGGRTLLLGQERCVSVDAAKLPSVDGDCIYTSDFENTPMSDSESASMSDSEDMSMSDSRDKMCVYNLRGDMVDIIYSKDFCARPFSLVQVLLRYCDVLPKL; translated from the coding sequence ATGAAGATGAAGGAGGGGGGCGACTGGAGCAGCGAGTGGCGGCGGCCGCACGGCAGCACCAAGTTGGGTGGCCTATCCATGGTCCCGGAATGGGATTCGCTTCCACCGGAGCTTGTCCAAGCGGTCGCCGACCGCGTCCTCTCCACCACCGGCGGCGTCGACGCGTACATGGACATGAGGGCCGTCTGCTCAACCTGGCGCTCTGCCGTCGCCAAGCCATCTCCTTTCGCCGCGGTAGCCGGCCTCCGTTTCCGCCCGCGCCACTGGGTCATGCTCGACCTGCAACCCGACGGCCTCAATGACGAGTCTCGCCTCTTCCTCCACGTCCCCACCGGCCGCTTCCGCCGCCTGCACGTCCCGGCGCTCCGCGACAACCTCGTCGCCGGTGCCGCCGACGGTCTCCTCGTGCTCGCGGACATGTATCCACCGCACTTGGCTCGTGTCCTCAACCCATTTACAGGTGACATGCTCCACTTCCCCGCCGCGTTACCTCGGCATTTTACCTTTACCTCGGTGAAGGGAGGCTCTCACCCGACGCTGGTCTTGCTGAGATGGGGCTCGGTGTTCTGTGCTGCCCCAAGCAGCGATTTCTTTACACAGACAGAGAAGGCCGTTGAAACCTACTTGGTGagcattgccaacttccagggcgacGTCTATTGTGCCGATGGCCatggatgtgtattcaagttggtcGCACTCGCACCAGCAGCAGACcagtgtgatgatgatgatgatgatgatgagctccTGGTCATACCTGCCGCGGCACTGCCGGATGTGCACGTATATACACAAGAGGGAGATGATGACACAAAAGAGGGAGATGATCACAGCGAAATGCCTTTTTATCTCGTAGAGTCTGCTGGGGAACTGCTGCTCGTTCGCTCGGTCGATCAAACTTTGAAAGTTTTCAGAGTCGACGTCGAGCACAAGTTGTTGGAGGAGGTCAAGAGCCTCGGTGGCCGCACCTTGCTCCTTGGCCAAGAGAGGTGTGTGTCTGTCGATGCAGCTAAGCTTCCGTCCGTTGACGGAGATTGCATATACACGTCAGATTTTGAAAACACGCCCATGTCAGATTCTGAAAGCGCGTCCATGTCAGATTCTGAAGACATGTCCATGTCAGATTCTAGAGACAAGATGTGCGTGTATAACCTAAGAGGTGACATGGTGGACATCATCTACAGCAAGGACTTTTGTGCTCGACCTTTCAGCCTTGTCCAGGTTCTCTTGCGGTACTGTGATGTCCTTCCCAAATTGTAA